From one [Ruminococcus] lactaris ATCC 29176 genomic stretch:
- the rapZ gene encoding RNase adapter RapZ → MRFVIVTGMSGAGKSTALKMLEDMGYFCVDNLPIPLLPGFVQMLQNTDTEMKKVALGLDVRSGQDLSGLKENLEAMDRDRIGYEILFLDANDAVLVKRYKETRRQHPLSGSGRVDTGIAKEREKILFLKMKATYILDTSKMLTRELRIELEKIFVDGQSFCNLYITVMSFGFKYGIPQDADLVFDVRFLPNPYYIDTLREKTGNEAEVQDYVMQNDKGRIFLDKLKDMMEFLIPNYILEGKNQLVIAIGCTGGKHRSVTLANALYQILDKEENYGVRIEHRDIGKDSITKRK, encoded by the coding sequence ATGCGTTTTGTTATCGTTACGGGAATGTCGGGAGCAGGAAAGTCTACGGCTCTGAAGATGCTTGAGGATATGGGATATTTTTGCGTGGACAATCTGCCGATCCCGCTTCTTCCGGGATTTGTCCAGATGTTGCAGAATACAGATACAGAGATGAAAAAAGTAGCTTTGGGACTGGATGTGAGAAGTGGACAGGATCTTTCCGGACTGAAGGAAAATCTGGAAGCAATGGATCGTGACCGGATCGGATATGAGATCCTTTTCCTTGATGCGAATGATGCAGTACTTGTGAAGCGTTATAAAGAGACAAGGAGGCAGCATCCTTTAAGCGGATCGGGAAGAGTGGATACCGGAATTGCGAAAGAAAGAGAAAAGATTCTTTTCCTTAAAATGAAGGCGACTTATATTTTAGATACCAGTAAAATGCTGACCAGAGAGCTTCGGATCGAGTTGGAAAAGATTTTTGTGGATGGGCAGAGTTTCTGCAATCTTTATATTACGGTTATGTCGTTTGGGTTCAAATATGGGATTCCGCAGGATGCGGATCTTGTCTTTGATGTGCGTTTTCTGCCGAATCCGTATTATATTGATACATTGCGGGAGAAGACCGGGAATGAGGCGGAAGTGCAGGATTATGTGATGCAGAATGACAAAGGAAGGATCTTTCTTGACAAGCTGAAAGACATGATGGAATTTCTGATTCCGAATTATATCCTGGAGGGGAAGAATCAGCTTGTGATCGCAATCGGATGTACCGGAGGAAAGCACAGATCAGTTACACTGGCGAATGCACTCTACCAGATTCTGGATAAAGAAGAAAATTATGGGGTGCGTATCGAACATCGTGACATTGGAAAAGATAGCATCACGAAAAGAAAGTAA
- a CDS encoding HPr family phosphocarrier protein, whose translation MIKESVVVKADPGFDGRPIALLVQEASQYASTVYIQVGEKHINAKSIMGMMSLNLIGGEEITVVTEGEDEEKAAEGIKSFFATVG comes from the coding sequence ATGATTAAAGAATCTGTTGTAGTAAAAGCTGACCCTGGATTTGATGGACGTCCAATCGCACTTCTTGTACAGGAAGCAAGCCAGTATGCAAGTACAGTGTATATTCAGGTTGGAGAAAAGCATATCAATGCGAAAAGTATTATGGGGATGATGAGTCTGAACCTGATCGGTGGTGAGGAGATCACTGTCGTAACAGAGGGTGAAGATGAAGAAAAAGCAGCAGAGGGAATCAAATCTTTTTTTGCGACGGTAGGATAA
- the whiA gene encoding DNA-binding protein WhiA — protein sequence MSFSGKVKEELAGNISPARHCRIAELAAFIGMCGTVAINSFDQYSIRIHTENLLVARKVFTLIQKTFNIKADASVRRNISKQTVSYAVVIRRHEDALRILQATKMTEEYEDNGESIHAVDPLIVQQTCCKRAFLRGAFQASGSMSDPNKSYHFEIVCSTEEMGKQVCTLMRSFSMDAKTVLRKKSYVVYLKEGSQIVDILNIMEAHVSLMELENVRILKEMRNTVNRKVNCETANINKTVSAAVKQVEDITYLKETIGFENLPEGLVEAALARLANPDLTLKELGAVLNPPVGKSGINHRLRKLSELADKVRQEQGGLL from the coding sequence ATGTCGTTTTCCGGTAAAGTAAAAGAAGAACTGGCAGGAAATATCAGTCCGGCAAGGCATTGCCGGATTGCCGAGCTGGCTGCATTTATTGGTATGTGCGGAACGGTTGCAATCAACAGCTTTGACCAGTACAGCATAAGAATCCATACAGAAAATTTACTTGTGGCAAGAAAAGTCTTTACATTGATCCAAAAAACCTTTAATATAAAGGCTGATGCCTCTGTAAGAAGGAATATCAGCAAGCAGACTGTATCCTATGCAGTTGTGATCCGCAGGCATGAAGATGCACTGAGGATCCTGCAGGCGACGAAGATGACAGAAGAATATGAGGATAATGGAGAGAGTATTCATGCAGTAGATCCGCTGATCGTGCAGCAGACCTGTTGTAAAAGAGCATTTTTGAGAGGTGCATTTCAGGCATCAGGCTCCATGAGTGATCCGAACAAGTCTTATCATTTTGAGATTGTCTGTTCTACAGAAGAGATGGGAAAGCAGGTCTGTACTCTGATGCGAAGTTTTTCAATGGATGCAAAGACGGTTCTGAGGAAGAAGTCTTATGTAGTTTATCTGAAAGAGGGGTCGCAGATCGTAGATATATTGAATATCATGGAAGCACACGTTTCTCTGATGGAACTTGAAAATGTCAGGATTTTAAAAGAGATGCGTAATACAGTAAACAGAAAAGTGAATTGTGAAACTGCCAATATTAATAAGACTGTATCAGCAGCAGTCAAGCAGGTTGAAGATATTACATATCTGAAAGAAACGATTGGTTTTGAAAATCTGCCGGAAGGACTTGTGGAGGCCGCTCTTGCCCGCCTTGCGAATCCTGATCTGACGTTAAAAGAGCTGGGAGCTGTTCTGAATCCCCCTGTTGGAAAGTCCGGTATCAACCATCGACTGCGGAAACTGAGTGAGTTGGCAGATAAAGTGAGGCAAGAACAAGGAGGATTATTATGA